A single region of the Methylocystis echinoides genome encodes:
- the ung gene encoding uracil-DNA glycosylase has product MNKPVRIDESWRKHLASEFEQPYFTGLREFVRGEYAAQTIYPPAAQIFRAFDECPFDSVKVVILGQDPYHGPGQANGLCFAVGAGVAPPPSLQNIFKEIEADLGHSVSRDPDLSRWARQGVLLLNATLTVRASQAGSHQNKGWEQFTDAAVHALSRARAGVVFMLWGSYARRKGAGIDRHKHLVLECAHPSPLSAHNGFFGCRHFSKANDYLVAQGEAPIEW; this is encoded by the coding sequence ATGAACAAGCCCGTCCGCATCGACGAGAGCTGGCGCAAGCATCTCGCCAGCGAATTCGAGCAGCCCTATTTCACGGGTTTGCGTGAATTCGTGCGCGGCGAATATGCGGCGCAGACGATCTATCCGCCGGCCGCCCAGATTTTCCGCGCCTTTGACGAATGCCCGTTTGACAGTGTTAAGGTCGTCATCCTCGGCCAGGACCCCTATCACGGTCCCGGACAGGCGAATGGTCTGTGTTTCGCGGTTGGCGCCGGCGTGGCGCCGCCGCCGTCGCTGCAAAACATCTTCAAGGAAATCGAGGCCGACCTCGGCCATTCCGTTTCGCGCGATCCCGACCTCTCGCGCTGGGCGCGGCAGGGCGTGCTGCTGCTCAACGCCACGCTCACCGTGCGCGCGTCACAGGCGGGCTCGCATCAGAACAAGGGCTGGGAACAGTTCACCGACGCCGCCGTGCATGCGCTGTCGCGCGCGCGCGCGGGCGTCGTCTTCATGCTGTGGGGCTCCTACGCGCGCCGCAAGGGCGCGGGCATCGACCGCCACAAACATCTCGTGCTGGAATGCGCCCACCCCTCGCCGCTCTCGGCGCATAACGGGTTTTTCGGCTGCCGGCATTTCTCGAAGGCGAACGATTATCTCGTCGCGCAGGGCGAGGCGCCGATCGAGTGGTAA
- a CDS encoding nucleotide-binding protein translates to MKSDEIISELNNYLVSLDEIQSRFRRDRDGIHIGEGDDALFRQCVIELRDLCNDTLGPNPYANQILKEANEGVSNFSGTPSFKSVENIRVIVRALRTRLNRNPESIRMTSHHNHLQKRENIFVIHGHDEAKWRELKHLLIEQFQLNPIVLTEQPSAGCTTIIEKFEHYARTCSFAIALFTPDDQIRENDRFYLQARPNVIYEVGWFCGRLGREHVMLLLKEGTEIFSDFGGIIQSRFMNNVAEQILTIKRELAAAGVIDN, encoded by the coding sequence GTGAAAAGCGACGAAATCATTTCAGAACTCAACAACTACCTAGTCTCTTTGGACGAAATTCAGTCGCGATTTCGGCGTGACCGAGACGGCATTCATATAGGAGAAGGGGACGACGCGCTGTTCCGGCAGTGCGTTATCGAATTGAGAGACCTATGCAATGATACTTTGGGGCCAAACCCTTACGCTAATCAAATTTTGAAAGAAGCAAACGAAGGCGTTTCAAATTTCTCTGGAACACCTTCGTTTAAGTCGGTGGAAAACATCAGGGTGATCGTTCGAGCATTGAGGACAAGGTTGAATAGAAATCCGGAATCGATTCGAATGACTAGCCACCACAACCACCTTCAGAAGCGAGAGAACATCTTCGTTATTCATGGACACGATGAGGCGAAATGGCGCGAGCTCAAACACCTCCTAATCGAGCAATTCCAATTGAACCCCATCGTTTTGACGGAGCAGCCGAGTGCAGGCTGCACCACTATCATAGAAAAATTCGAGCATTATGCGAGGACATGCAGTTTCGCGATCGCTCTGTTTACACCCGATGATCAAATAAGAGAAAATGACAGATTTTATCTGCAAGCTCGGCCAAATGTTATCTACGAAGTGGGTTGGTTTTGCGGTCGCCTAGGACGCGAACACGTAATGCTCTTGCTCAAAGAGGGAACCGAGATTTTCTCAGACTTCGGCGGTATCATCCAAAGCCGATTCATGAATAACGTCGCGGAACAGATTTTGACCATCAAAAGAGAGCTCGCTGCTGCGGGCGTCATCGACAATTAG